One window from the genome of Hyalangium ruber encodes:
- a CDS encoding fatty acid desaturase family protein, translating into MRPPRTTSPALDLPNLAVHALWWAWFPALLWSWSSLEWTGRAGMLVLGWAVLFWNYAVLHNHMHVPIVKPRALQFVVSRTLGLSCGFPYRGYYIHHFNHHRYNDGPGDWGMRRPGEGVLRYLLRSTLAPWFWPWQVVGNVWQATKTRAWRLELALDFVVVDGLLLGLVFWRPSLGLSLWGLWLVGQLSIYWLNLAAHFETDARRKDSLAVTSNSRLYNLFFFNAGHHQAHHVWPQVPWRELPGATHSLTVADRVRPDLQTSLSPINPLWVARVLRGYSAAPCEPLTESTITSGTPSAVTS; encoded by the coding sequence ATGCGTCCCCCTCGAACAACATCGCCCGCGCTGGACCTGCCCAACCTCGCCGTGCATGCGCTGTGGTGGGCGTGGTTTCCCGCGCTCCTGTGGAGCTGGAGCTCGCTGGAGTGGACCGGCCGCGCGGGGATGCTGGTGCTGGGCTGGGCGGTGCTGTTCTGGAACTACGCCGTCCTGCACAACCACATGCACGTGCCCATCGTGAAGCCACGAGCGCTCCAGTTCGTGGTGTCGCGCACGCTGGGGCTCTCGTGTGGCTTCCCCTACCGGGGCTATTACATCCACCACTTCAACCACCACCGCTACAACGATGGCCCGGGAGACTGGGGCATGCGTCGTCCGGGTGAGGGTGTGCTGCGCTATCTGCTGCGCTCCACGCTCGCGCCGTGGTTCTGGCCGTGGCAGGTGGTGGGCAACGTGTGGCAGGCGACGAAGACGCGCGCCTGGCGCCTGGAGCTGGCGCTGGACTTCGTCGTGGTGGACGGCCTGCTCCTGGGGCTCGTCTTCTGGCGCCCGTCCCTCGGCCTGTCCCTCTGGGGACTGTGGCTGGTGGGCCAGCTCTCCATCTATTGGCTCAACCTGGCCGCTCACTTCGAGACGGACGCCCGCCGCAAGGACTCGCTGGCCGTCACATCGAACTCGCGTCTGTACAACCTGTTCTTTTTCAACGCGGGTCACCATCAGGCCCACCACGTCTGGCCCCAGGTCCCCTGGAGGGAGCTGCCGGGGGCTACCCACTCCCTGACAGTGGCAGACCGCGTTCGTCCAGATCTGCAAACCTCGCTCTCGCCGATCAATCCGCTCTGGGTGGCGCGGGTGCTGAGGGGCTATTCTGCCGCGCCGTGCGAGCCGCTGACGGAGTCGACGATTACGTCCGGAACCCCCTCGGCCGTTACTTCATAG
- a CDS encoding helix-turn-helix domain-containing protein: MLWGRPGETQARRLTQVLDVERTPHAPHASLVDARRLEYPDPNAFSFFVNYMQQREQDFATSVKRQALLRPEGLVGAAVGGFYSLLRRSYPTDVFTDTGEALGWLGVGEVRAAELVAELNQLMAQATGQSPLLQELHRVLRTRLLDAGLSDVSREMGMSERTLQRRLKEANTSFQSELNSVQVRTAQQLLLETDMKLTAVAVEVGCASLQHFSSLFRKLVGDSPSTWREQHRKGSPPAE; encoded by the coding sequence ATCCTCTGGGGGCGTCCGGGCGAGACGCAGGCGAGACGCCTGACGCAGGTGCTGGATGTGGAGCGCACGCCGCACGCGCCCCACGCCTCGCTGGTGGACGCGCGACGGCTGGAGTACCCGGACCCGAACGCCTTCTCCTTCTTCGTCAACTACATGCAGCAGCGCGAGCAGGACTTCGCCACCTCGGTGAAGCGGCAGGCGCTGCTGCGTCCCGAGGGCCTGGTGGGCGCGGCGGTGGGCGGCTTCTACAGCCTGCTGCGGCGCTCGTACCCCACGGATGTCTTCACCGACACGGGCGAGGCGCTGGGATGGCTGGGCGTGGGCGAGGTGCGGGCCGCGGAGCTGGTGGCGGAGCTCAACCAGCTCATGGCGCAGGCCACCGGCCAGTCACCGCTGTTGCAGGAGCTGCACCGCGTGCTGCGGACCCGGCTGCTGGACGCGGGCCTGTCGGATGTCTCCCGGGAGATGGGCATGTCCGAGCGCACGCTGCAGCGGCGCTTGAAGGAGGCCAACACCTCGTTCCAGTCCGAGCTCAACTCGGTGCAGGTGCGCACCGCGCAGCAGCTCCTGCTGGAGACGGACATGAAGCTGACGGCGGTGGCGGTGGAAGTGGGCTGCGCCTCGCTGCAGCACTTCAGCAGCCTGTTCCGCAAGCTGGTGGGTGACTCTCCCAGCACCTGGCGCGAGCAACACCGCAAGGGCTCGCCTCCCGCGGAGTAG
- a CDS encoding sensor histidine kinase — translation MSEPSSANPPEKMAELAVRRRNFLICAAVFASSVVTHPVLFGALRVPVAAVQLAWAASFGLLGVLVGSGRLPLPLAGMAAGLLSITALTLEVLLSGGIHSPFFATFYIVPLVMAVFVPARRSPVLVSIAVTLGALVLVCVLSGAPTRFTISQIIVFSFSAVVSAYGTRTYQRLLAAERQANQERLKALEQLAESERHRLHAERHRAEVERWALVGQLASGVAHEVNNPLAFVKANLCFLQEELVELREPQNRDELRTVLEETQQGVSRIQQIVADLRQFSREISAGEECAVSEALDEALRLGAARLSGVGEVVREVSSDLPKVQMGQRHLAQVLLTLLVNAADAVRSAQPQRPAHIVLRARPDSGGVRLELEDNGTGIPQEVMPRLFEPFFTTKSRDKGTGLGLALCREYLSRAGGALSAENRPEGGARFTLLLKAAKSQPVASV, via the coding sequence GTGTCCGAGCCCTCCTCCGCGAACCCTCCCGAGAAGATGGCGGAGCTGGCGGTTCGCCGGCGCAACTTCCTCATCTGCGCGGCGGTCTTCGCCTCGAGCGTGGTGACGCACCCGGTGTTGTTCGGCGCGCTGCGCGTACCCGTCGCGGCGGTGCAGCTCGCCTGGGCCGCCTCCTTCGGCCTGCTGGGTGTGCTGGTGGGCTCCGGCAGGTTGCCCCTCCCTCTCGCGGGGATGGCGGCGGGCCTGTTGAGCATCACCGCGCTCACCCTCGAGGTGCTGCTGTCGGGGGGCATCCACAGTCCCTTCTTCGCCACCTTCTATATCGTCCCCCTGGTGATGGCCGTCTTCGTGCCCGCGCGGCGCTCGCCCGTGCTGGTGTCCATCGCGGTGACGCTGGGGGCGCTGGTGCTCGTGTGCGTGCTGTCCGGAGCGCCCACGCGCTTTACGATTTCTCAAATCATCGTCTTCAGCTTCTCGGCCGTGGTGTCCGCCTACGGCACGCGGACGTACCAGCGGCTGCTCGCGGCCGAGCGCCAGGCGAACCAGGAGCGGCTCAAGGCGCTCGAGCAGCTGGCCGAGAGCGAGCGCCACCGCCTGCACGCCGAGCGCCACCGCGCGGAGGTGGAGCGGTGGGCGCTGGTGGGCCAGCTCGCCTCCGGCGTGGCCCACGAGGTGAACAACCCGCTGGCCTTCGTGAAGGCCAACCTCTGCTTCCTCCAGGAAGAACTCGTGGAGCTCCGGGAGCCGCAGAACCGGGACGAGCTGCGCACCGTGCTGGAGGAGACGCAGCAGGGCGTCTCTCGCATCCAGCAGATCGTCGCGGACCTGCGGCAGTTCTCCCGGGAGATCTCCGCCGGCGAGGAGTGCGCGGTGTCCGAGGCGCTGGACGAGGCGCTGCGCCTCGGCGCGGCGCGCCTGAGCGGCGTGGGCGAGGTGGTGCGCGAGGTGTCGTCGGATCTGCCCAAGGTCCAGATGGGGCAGCGGCACCTGGCGCAGGTGCTGCTCACCCTGCTCGTCAACGCCGCCGACGCGGTGAGGTCCGCCCAGCCGCAGCGCCCGGCCCATATCGTCCTGCGCGCCCGGCCCGACAGCGGAGGCGTGCGGCTGGAGCTGGAGGACAACGGTACGGGCATTCCCCAAGAGGTGATGCCCCGCCTGTTCGAGCCCTTCTTCACCACCAAGTCCCGGGACAAGGGCACCGGGCTGGGCCTGGCGCTGTGCCGCGAGTACCTGTCTCGCGCGGGAGGCGCGCTGTCGGCGGAGAACCGTCCCGAGGGAGGCGCTCGCTTCACCCTCCTGCTCAAGGCCGCGAAGTCCCAGCCCGTCGCCAGCGTCTGA
- a CDS encoding SDR family NAD(P)-dependent oxidoreductase — protein MTTQTKKKTALITGASGGIGLDFARLFAEGGYDVVLVARTESKLQELAQELSAKHGVRALVVASDLSDPAAPARLMERLKVEGVQVDALVNNAGYGAYGAFVETDLDAELKMIQLNISALTALTKAVLPGMLERKSGRILNVASTAAFQPGPLMAVYYATKAYVLSFSEALANETRGTGVTVTCLCPGPTKTGFQQQAKMEESRLVKGKEIMDSLTVARAGYEALHRGQAVVIPGFVNNLLAQSVRFLPRSAVTTIVRKVQERAHA, from the coding sequence ATGACGACCCAGACGAAGAAGAAGACAGCCCTCATCACCGGAGCCTCGGGCGGTATCGGCCTGGACTTCGCTCGGCTGTTCGCCGAGGGGGGCTATGACGTGGTGCTGGTGGCGCGCACCGAGTCCAAGCTTCAGGAGCTGGCGCAGGAGCTGTCCGCCAAGCACGGCGTGCGCGCGCTGGTGGTGGCCTCGGACCTGTCGGACCCCGCGGCTCCAGCGCGGCTGATGGAGCGGCTCAAGGTCGAGGGCGTGCAGGTGGACGCGCTGGTGAACAACGCGGGCTACGGCGCCTACGGGGCCTTCGTGGAGACGGACCTGGACGCGGAGCTGAAGATGATCCAGCTCAACATCTCCGCGCTCACGGCGCTGACCAAGGCGGTGCTGCCGGGGATGCTGGAGCGCAAGAGCGGCCGCATCCTCAACGTGGCCTCCACGGCGGCCTTCCAGCCCGGGCCGCTGATGGCGGTGTACTACGCCACCAAGGCGTATGTGCTCTCGTTCTCCGAGGCGCTGGCCAACGAGACGCGAGGCACGGGCGTCACCGTCACCTGCCTGTGCCCGGGCCCTACCAAGACGGGCTTCCAGCAGCAGGCGAAGATGGAGGAGTCCCGGCTGGTGAAGGGCAAGGAGATCATGGACTCGCTCACCGTGGCGCGCGCCGGCTACGAGGCGCTGCACCGGGGGCAGGCGGTCGTCATCCCCGGCTTCGTGAACAACCTGTTGGCGCAGAGCGTGCGCTTCCTGCCGCGCAGCGCCGTCACCACCATCGTTAGAAAGGTCCAGGAGCGCGCCCATGCTTGA
- a CDS encoding HEAT repeat domain-containing protein: MSDERPDALLKSALEKIVYFEARADQLHNELDGARQEVDRLKRELAEAGQREIVLRREVAELEVRINRSNAEREELVRLNQALRDEKTQLLGKLLDSSRIRSADQARDDDDDDIGIDLASFISQLRSEVMNRPGQAPTPVPAPVASRSTPTPVPVARMQERPPPPVPDDADEPLFPMPGFAVAMAVAPRVATMVAASPVVQQAQRFLSEGRLGVSPAQLAELSGHVGPSGSADETLFGFSVRELSAQDSAARVRAAERLKALGQPAAAPALATALHAETEPAVQVALIQAFAGLCREEGASVVSPLLASPVSEVRIAALKALLALAPEDAAPHLAQAMKDPDRAVRRRASLLALGLEGEAARRLGEEAIHDTDPEVRSLAALALGAANGEDARKLLLESLLDPELRVRRSAAQSLSRILGHDVSAVVGLDEPQRRREIRRLATLPSQPVRAPLVARPVAAAAPVKVAPPAPAPTPAPAMPTPVAPAVTYAHSVPASAPERSGPVRAALAVMSGVPANRSAPVPPPAPATRAGPSPVEALCTSLMSDIRTAIRGRSFGELTAALSAPVELAQEALTLLVARGAVVRRGHKYFAA, from the coding sequence GTGAGCGACGAGCGTCCCGACGCGCTGCTCAAGAGCGCACTTGAGAAGATCGTCTACTTCGAGGCCCGTGCCGACCAGCTCCACAACGAGCTGGATGGAGCCCGGCAGGAGGTGGACCGGCTCAAGCGTGAGCTCGCCGAGGCGGGTCAGCGAGAGATCGTCCTGCGGCGCGAGGTGGCCGAGCTGGAGGTGCGCATCAACCGTTCCAACGCCGAGCGCGAGGAGCTGGTGCGCCTCAACCAGGCCTTGCGCGACGAGAAGACGCAGCTGCTGGGCAAGCTGCTCGACTCCAGCCGCATCCGCAGCGCGGACCAGGCGCGCGACGACGACGACGATGACATCGGCATCGACCTGGCGTCCTTCATCTCGCAGCTGCGCAGCGAGGTGATGAACCGGCCGGGGCAGGCCCCTACGCCCGTGCCCGCGCCCGTGGCTTCTCGGAGCACGCCCACGCCGGTGCCCGTGGCGCGGATGCAGGAGCGACCGCCGCCGCCAGTGCCGGATGACGCGGATGAGCCGCTGTTCCCCATGCCGGGCTTCGCGGTGGCGATGGCGGTGGCGCCCCGGGTGGCCACGATGGTGGCCGCCTCGCCGGTGGTCCAGCAGGCGCAGCGCTTCCTGTCCGAGGGACGGCTCGGCGTGAGCCCCGCGCAGCTCGCCGAGCTGTCCGGGCACGTCGGGCCCTCGGGCAGCGCGGACGAGACGCTGTTCGGCTTCTCCGTGCGTGAGCTGTCGGCGCAGGACTCCGCCGCGCGCGTGCGTGCCGCCGAGCGCCTCAAGGCCCTGGGACAGCCGGCCGCCGCGCCCGCGCTGGCCACCGCGCTGCACGCCGAGACGGAGCCCGCCGTGCAGGTGGCGCTCATCCAGGCCTTCGCCGGGCTGTGCCGGGAGGAGGGCGCCTCGGTCGTCTCGCCGCTCCTGGCCTCGCCCGTGTCCGAGGTCCGCATCGCCGCGCTCAAGGCCCTGCTCGCGCTGGCGCCGGAGGATGCCGCGCCTCACCTCGCGCAGGCGATGAAGGATCCGGACCGGGCCGTGCGCCGCCGGGCCTCGTTGCTCGCGCTGGGGCTGGAGGGCGAGGCAGCACGTCGGCTCGGCGAGGAAGCCATTCACGACACGGATCCGGAGGTGCGCAGCCTGGCGGCCCTCGCCCTAGGAGCGGCCAACGGGGAGGACGCCCGGAAGCTGCTGCTCGAGTCGTTGCTGGACCCGGAGCTGCGCGTGCGTCGCTCCGCCGCGCAGAGCCTCTCGCGCATCCTCGGCCATGATGTCTCGGCCGTGGTGGGGCTCGATGAGCCGCAGCGTCGCCGGGAGATTCGCCGGCTCGCCACGCTGCCCTCGCAGCCCGTGCGCGCGCCGCTCGTGGCTCGCCCCGTCGCTGCCGCTGCCCCCGTGAAGGTCGCGCCGCCCGCGCCTGCTCCCACGCCCGCGCCCGCCATGCCCACGCCGGTGGCTCCCGCGGTGACGTACGCGCACTCGGTCCCGGCATCGGCTCCCGAGCGCTCCGGCCCCGTTCGCGCGGCCCTGGCGGTAATGAGTGGCGTGCCCGCGAACCGGTCCGCGCCGGTGCCTCCCCCGGCGCCCGCGACGCGCGCAGGCCCGTCCCCGGTCGAGGCGCTGTGTACATCGCTGATGAGCGACATCCGCACGGCCATCCGGGGACGCTCGTTTGGAGAGCTGACGGCCGCGCTGTCGGCTCCGGTGGAGTTGGCGCAGGAGGCGCTAACCCTCCTGGTTGCCCGGGGAGCCGTGGTACGGCGGGGGCACAAATACTTCGCCGCTTGA
- a CDS encoding extensin-like protein, which translates to MKKAFEQNVSRAKPRVRLGALTGLLESPEAAESEAPEASSVAEAPASAPDLSAEVRARIERARAPRPSASEAVSAALRAPLSAHESQAMAAVHSEVFGAPTLEASGPRVTAAEPEPVIPSVLAAQVVVAPTPVAHGDAPDTEVEVQTPASPAEDMDPEARRERLKERLKAVRENPRPEPLPASVAEAGIRAVERITTLQGELTRMKAHNLALTQELEAARRQSEKATEEARLRMDEARRLAAEMEGRVKLLGDLERELAALEGERDEALLSLQEARQAMHAAAEERSELEVEVEKGKKALTDSLAEEERLATELESAQEETASLRRAVEALQGERDVLAQQVASLTAERAELLEARKALEAVHRALSHASLR; encoded by the coding sequence ATGAAGAAAGCCTTCGAACAGAATGTGTCCCGCGCCAAGCCGCGCGTGCGCCTCGGTGCGCTGACGGGCCTCCTGGAGAGCCCGGAGGCCGCCGAGAGCGAGGCTCCCGAGGCCTCATCCGTCGCCGAGGCCCCCGCGTCCGCTCCGGACCTGTCCGCCGAGGTGCGCGCCCGCATCGAGCGTGCCCGCGCGCCGCGCCCCAGCGCCTCCGAGGCCGTGAGCGCCGCCCTGCGCGCGCCCCTGTCCGCGCATGAGTCCCAGGCGATGGCCGCCGTACACAGTGAGGTCTTCGGTGCGCCCACCCTGGAGGCCTCGGGCCCGCGCGTGACGGCCGCCGAGCCCGAGCCCGTGATTCCCAGCGTGCTCGCCGCGCAGGTGGTGGTCGCGCCCACGCCCGTGGCCCACGGCGATGCGCCGGACACCGAGGTGGAGGTGCAGACGCCGGCCTCGCCCGCGGAGGACATGGACCCGGAAGCTCGCCGCGAGCGGCTGAAGGAGCGGCTCAAGGCGGTGCGCGAGAACCCGCGCCCGGAGCCGCTGCCGGCCTCGGTGGCGGAGGCGGGGATTCGCGCGGTGGAGCGCATCACCACCCTGCAGGGCGAGCTGACGCGGATGAAGGCGCACAACCTCGCGCTGACGCAGGAGCTGGAGGCGGCGCGGCGCCAGTCCGAGAAGGCCACGGAGGAAGCGCGGCTGCGGATGGACGAGGCGCGGCGGCTGGCGGCGGAGATGGAGGGCCGCGTGAAGCTCCTGGGCGACCTGGAGCGCGAGCTGGCGGCCCTGGAGGGCGAGCGGGACGAGGCGCTGCTGTCGCTGCAGGAGGCGCGGCAGGCGATGCACGCGGCGGCCGAGGAGCGCTCGGAGCTGGAGGTAGAGGTGGAGAAGGGCAAGAAGGCCCTGACCGACAGCCTCGCCGAGGAAGAGCGCCTGGCCACGGAGCTGGAGAGCGCGCAGGAGGAGACGGCCTCGCTGCGCCGCGCGGTGGAGGCGCTGCAGGGCGAGCGGGACGTGCTGGCCCAGCAGGTGGCCTCGCTCACCGCCGAGCGCGCGGAGTTGCTCGAGGCGCGCAAGGCGCTCGAGGCGGTACATCGCGCCCTGAGTCACGCCTCCCTGCGCTGA
- a CDS encoding glutathione S-transferase family protein translates to MKLYFAPGTRAMRPRWMLEELGVPYEVQQLDLMKGEHKQPAYMKIHPLGVVPALDDNGFVMIESAAIVMHLADKFPEKGFAPAPGTNERGEYYQWISYVMTEAEKPLVEILMHTRFLPEAQRSPTVIATSSQRFKQVAVALEERMKGREYVVGSKFSAADVVVGGVLSLGAMLGQLGDYPALQAYVQRLHQRPAAQKVFGH, encoded by the coding sequence ATGAAGCTCTATTTTGCCCCTGGCACCCGTGCCATGCGTCCCCGCTGGATGCTCGAGGAGCTCGGCGTCCCCTACGAGGTGCAGCAGCTGGACCTGATGAAGGGCGAACACAAGCAGCCGGCGTACATGAAGATCCACCCGCTGGGCGTGGTGCCGGCGCTGGATGACAACGGCTTCGTGATGATCGAGTCGGCGGCCATCGTGATGCACCTGGCCGACAAGTTCCCGGAGAAGGGCTTCGCTCCGGCGCCGGGGACGAATGAGCGCGGCGAGTACTACCAGTGGATCTCCTACGTCATGACCGAGGCGGAGAAGCCGCTCGTGGAGATCCTCATGCACACCCGCTTCCTGCCCGAGGCCCAGCGCTCGCCCACCGTCATCGCGACGAGCAGCCAGCGCTTCAAGCAGGTGGCCGTTGCCCTCGAGGAGCGCATGAAGGGCCGTGAGTACGTCGTCGGCAGCAAGTTCAGCGCCGCCGACGTGGTGGTGGGTGGCGTGCTCAGCCTCGGCGCGATGTTGGGCCAGCTTGGTGATTACCCGGCGCTGCAGGCCTACGTACAGCGGCTCCACCAGCGCCCGGCCGCCCAGAAGGTCTTCGGGCACTAG
- a CDS encoding phospholipase D-like domain-containing protein, protein MRPLQAELLQGRALYREVVLGKLAQARESVWIATANVKAMFVEQGEKFVPVLEVFDRLAARGVALRLLHAELPSRPFREAFDARSRLVRGGLELKVCPRVHFKAVVVDGAWAYLGSANLTGAGLGAKGEDTRNFELGFVTEDFDVIDRVTALYEAVWGGAECRGCRLRSVCPDPILPPGAGTAKKRASDGIRLGHARRLRR, encoded by the coding sequence ATGAGGCCCCTCCAGGCGGAACTGCTCCAAGGACGCGCGCTCTACCGCGAGGTGGTGCTGGGCAAGCTGGCCCAGGCGCGCGAGTCGGTGTGGATCGCCACCGCCAACGTGAAGGCGATGTTCGTGGAGCAGGGCGAGAAGTTCGTCCCGGTGCTGGAGGTGTTCGATCGGCTGGCGGCGCGCGGGGTGGCGCTGCGGCTCTTGCACGCGGAGCTTCCGAGCCGGCCCTTTCGCGAGGCCTTCGACGCGCGGAGTCGGCTGGTGCGGGGCGGGCTGGAACTGAAGGTGTGCCCGCGGGTTCACTTCAAGGCCGTGGTGGTGGATGGGGCGTGGGCCTACCTGGGCAGCGCCAACCTCACCGGCGCGGGCCTGGGCGCCAAGGGCGAGGACACGCGCAACTTCGAGCTGGGCTTCGTCACCGAGGACTTCGATGTCATCGACCGGGTGACGGCGCTGTACGAGGCGGTGTGGGGCGGGGCGGAGTGTCGTGGGTGTCGACTACGCTCGGTGTGTCCCGACCCCATCTTGCCCCCGGGAGCCGGAACGGCGAAGAAGCGGGCGTCCGATGGCATTCGCCTGGGACATGCCCGGCGCCTCCGGCGCTAA
- a CDS encoding TetR/AcrR family transcriptional regulator codes for MVSNVPVKAKRVLPLRARRDEDKEARRRLILDEALALYTATSYAEVKMADVAERSKLAKGTVFLYFPTKEALFLALLEELLFAWFTKLEAQLASGEGRWAGPRLARTVAESLEGQEALTRLLALLQTVLEQNVTAEQARGFKERLLEALVRTGAQVEQRLEFLKPGEGARFLMHLHALVTGLRQMADVAPVTREVLALPHMAPLRVDFTVELTEALTTLLRGLEAR; via the coding sequence ATGGTCAGCAATGTGCCGGTGAAGGCGAAGCGGGTGCTGCCGCTCAGGGCGCGGCGGGACGAGGACAAGGAGGCGCGGCGGCGGCTCATCCTGGATGAGGCGCTGGCGCTCTACACGGCCACCTCCTATGCGGAGGTGAAGATGGCGGATGTGGCGGAGCGCTCGAAGCTGGCCAAGGGCACGGTGTTCCTCTACTTCCCGACGAAGGAGGCGCTGTTCCTGGCGCTGCTGGAGGAGCTGCTCTTCGCGTGGTTCACGAAGCTGGAGGCGCAGCTGGCCAGCGGAGAGGGCCGGTGGGCGGGGCCTCGGCTGGCGCGCACGGTGGCCGAGTCGCTGGAGGGCCAGGAGGCGCTGACGCGGCTGCTGGCGCTGTTGCAGACGGTGCTGGAGCAGAACGTCACTGCCGAGCAGGCGCGGGGCTTCAAGGAGCGGCTGCTGGAGGCGCTGGTGCGCACGGGCGCGCAGGTGGAGCAGCGGCTGGAGTTCCTGAAGCCGGGCGAGGGGGCGCGCTTCCTGATGCACCTGCACGCGCTGGTGACGGGGCTGCGGCAGATGGCGGACGTGGCGCCGGTGACGCGCGAGGTGCTGGCGCTGCCCCACATGGCGCCGCTGCGCGTGGACTTCACGGTCGAGCTGACGGAAGCGCTGACCACCTTGTTGCGCGGGCTCGAGGCCCGCTGA
- a CDS encoding helix-turn-helix domain-containing protein, with product MEQRLATIIGASVRAARQRLDLTQADVAERVGIATEVYGRLERGHMLPSVKTLRRLCLVLNCSSDVLLGVASAEKPVAVAEDPPEYGERPEVRRVIRALRRLEPAQLRLITQVAGAIHR from the coding sequence ATGGAACAGCGACTGGCCACCATCATCGGAGCCTCGGTACGCGCGGCTCGCCAGCGGTTGGATCTCACTCAAGCGGATGTCGCCGAGCGGGTCGGCATCGCCACGGAAGTGTACGGACGGCTCGAGCGCGGCCACATGCTGCCCAGCGTGAAGACGCTGCGGCGCCTGTGCCTGGTGCTCAACTGCTCCTCGGACGTGTTGCTCGGAGTCGCCTCGGCGGAGAAGCCGGTGGCGGTGGCCGAGGATCCGCCGGAGTACGGCGAGCGTCCCGAGGTGCGGCGCGTGATTCGCGCGCTGCGTCGGCTCGAGCCTGCTCAGCTTCGGCTGATCACCCAGGTAGCGGGCGCCATCCACCGCTGA
- a CDS encoding ParA family protein → MDAPTYTAKQVAEMLGVSSKELSGALKKDTYTPDDVWELRATLDKYPPSIGQRRQLFLNFKGGTGKTSLSTSYAWRLAELGYAVLLIDLDSQGHSTKCLGYEGEDFEKTLQDVLVRKAPLTQVIQKSTLPNLDFIPSNLSMSTVDLALMPMAGREFKLRNALKEVEASYDVVVFDAPPSFGLLNLNALMAANDLFVPVLADFLSFHGLKLLFETVQSLEEDLNHVLDHVFIVVNSFNATFKLAKEALEALQTHYPEYLLPTIIRQCTKFAQASSEGRPVFVADPTSKGANDIQAMIDNVLPRMTATAPKSGSKATKAG, encoded by the coding sequence ATGGATGCTCCGACCTACACCGCCAAGCAGGTAGCCGAGATGCTCGGCGTGTCTTCCAAGGAGCTCTCCGGGGCGCTGAAGAAGGACACCTACACGCCGGACGACGTGTGGGAGCTGCGCGCCACGCTCGACAAGTACCCGCCCTCCATCGGCCAGCGCCGCCAGCTCTTCCTCAACTTCAAGGGCGGTACGGGCAAGACGTCCTTGTCCACCTCTTATGCGTGGCGGCTGGCGGAGCTGGGCTACGCGGTGCTCCTCATCGACCTGGACAGCCAGGGGCACTCCACCAAGTGCCTGGGCTACGAGGGCGAGGACTTCGAGAAGACGCTTCAGGACGTGCTGGTGCGCAAGGCGCCGCTGACCCAGGTGATTCAGAAGTCCACCCTGCCCAACCTGGACTTCATCCCCTCCAACTTGAGCATGTCCACGGTGGACCTGGCGCTGATGCCCATGGCCGGCCGCGAGTTCAAGCTGCGCAACGCGCTCAAGGAAGTGGAGGCCAGCTACGACGTCGTCGTCTTCGACGCGCCGCCGTCCTTCGGTCTGCTCAACCTCAACGCGCTGATGGCGGCCAACGACTTGTTCGTCCCGGTGCTCGCCGACTTCCTGTCCTTCCACGGCCTGAAGCTGCTCTTCGAGACGGTGCAGAGCCTGGAGGAGGACCTGAACCACGTGCTGGACCACGTGTTCATCGTGGTGAACTCCTTCAACGCCACCTTCAAGCTGGCCAAGGAGGCGCTCGAGGCGCTGCAGACGCACTACCCCGAGTACCTGCTGCCGACGATCATCCGGCAATGCACCAAGTTCGCTCAGGCCTCCAGCGAGGGGCGCCCCGTGTTCGTCGCTGACCCGACCTCCAAGGGCGCCAATGACATCCAGGCCATGATTGACAACGTCCTGCCTCGCATGACGGCCACCGCTCCCAAGTCCGGCTCCAAGGCCACCAAGGCCGGCTGA